The Lacipirellula parvula genome window below encodes:
- the nuoK gene encoding NADH-quinone oxidoreductase subunit NuoK, translating into MTISLLANLLTEPPGPAHYMTVGAVMFVCGAMCMATKRNALGVLMGIELVLNGANLNFIAFGSKYLNNGGPDLGLDAPLIALFVIVLAAAEAAVALAIALNFYNNHDSIDVDRADQLQG; encoded by the coding sequence ATGACGATTTCGCTGCTTGCCAATCTGCTGACGGAACCGCCGGGACCGGCCCACTACATGACGGTCGGCGCGGTGATGTTTGTCTGCGGCGCCATGTGCATGGCGACTAAGCGAAACGCGCTCGGCGTGTTGATGGGGATTGAGCTGGTGCTCAACGGCGCCAACCTCAACTTCATCGCCTTTGGCAGCAAGTACCTCAACAACGGCGGGCCGGACCTGGGGCTCGACGCGCCGTTGATTGCGTTGTTCGTCATCGTGCTCGCCGCGGCGGAAGCGGCGGTGGCCCTGGCGATCGCACTCAATTTTTACAACAACCACGACTCGATCGACGTCGACCGCGCCGATCAATTGCAAGGCTAA
- a CDS encoding NADH-quinone oxidoreductase subunit J, giving the protein MEQIYWPSVFFLIFGGLACAFSLAVLLSTNIVRMAFYLVLALAATAGLFFLAGQEFVGAMQLLIYVGGTLVLLIFGVMLTSQERFVNMKTPAGDWVLGMIAGGALLSLLTAAAFSVPEWRSPERAAVEKLQAEPNATPIGMGLLGARVDKIDAPTSEQAGRSGYLFPFEIVSVHLLVVLIGAAYLARAKRRANPLPTG; this is encoded by the coding sequence ATGGAGCAAATCTACTGGCCCTCGGTCTTCTTTCTGATCTTCGGCGGGCTCGCGTGCGCCTTCTCGCTCGCGGTGCTGCTCTCGACGAACATCGTGCGGATGGCCTTCTACCTGGTGCTCGCCCTCGCGGCGACGGCCGGGCTGTTCTTCTTGGCGGGCCAGGAATTCGTCGGCGCCATGCAACTACTGATTTACGTCGGCGGCACGTTGGTGCTGCTGATCTTCGGCGTCATGCTCACGTCGCAGGAGCGATTCGTGAACATGAAGACGCCCGCCGGCGATTGGGTGCTTGGCATGATTGCCGGCGGAGCGCTGCTTAGCCTGCTCACCGCGGCGGCGTTCAGCGTCCCCGAATGGCGCAGCCCCGAACGGGCTGCCGTCGAGAAGCTGCAGGCGGAGCCAAACGCCACGCCGATCGGCATGGGGCTGCTCGGCGCACGGGTCGATAAGATCGACGCTCCCACGAGCGAACAAGCGGGAAGGTCGGGATATTTGTTTCCGTTTGAAATTGTATCGGTTCATTTGCTGGTGGTGCTGATTGGGGCGGCCTACTTGGCTCGCGCGAAACGGCGGGCAAATCCATTACCGACGGGATAA
- the nuoH gene encoding NADH-quinone oxidoreductase subunit NuoH, which produces MASGINNLLDWLLSSWLLSGLGWSIPSDSAVGYVVAALIHIVLILNLVAVGALVFIWLERKISGRIQDRLGPTRVGGKFGWLQTLADGLKLITKEDLMPDGADGFLFKIAPYVSFAASIAAFIAIPFAGGPYPWIAQHLNTGVFFVVAVLGLEVFGVILAGYSSASKWSLFGAMREAAQVVSYEVPLGMCAVVPVLIAGSMDMVVIGNQQAGLFTNWFIFHDPATFITFWVYFTCATASVNRAPFDLAEAESELVAGFHTEYSGLRWSFFFMAEYGSMLSVSILASVLFLGAWNGPIPIASILGLTYENGELTGYLGNLIGLTNVLLKGVVGVCVMIWIRWTLPRLRIDQVMATCLKYCTPIAAVMFLGAVLWQYNLPGRTFFGLLPAPAAMFAVDEGWDAPRAASVEPARPAVVDVREGREAELWEASPTPKQLEGPNWLEVERGIGVGDASHSKSASHTHNQHFASQGRRD; this is translated from the coding sequence ACTCGGCTGGTCGATCCCGTCTGACAGCGCTGTTGGCTATGTTGTCGCTGCGCTGATTCACATCGTGTTGATTCTGAACCTAGTGGCGGTTGGCGCCCTGGTGTTCATCTGGCTGGAACGCAAGATCTCCGGCCGCATTCAGGATCGTCTCGGTCCGACCCGGGTCGGCGGCAAGTTCGGCTGGCTGCAAACGCTCGCCGACGGCCTGAAGCTGATCACCAAAGAAGACCTAATGCCCGATGGGGCGGACGGCTTCCTGTTCAAGATCGCGCCGTATGTCAGCTTCGCCGCGTCGATCGCGGCGTTCATTGCAATTCCGTTCGCCGGCGGTCCTTATCCCTGGATCGCGCAGCACCTCAACACCGGTGTGTTCTTCGTCGTCGCCGTGCTGGGGCTCGAAGTCTTCGGCGTCATCCTCGCCGGGTACAGTTCGGCGTCGAAGTGGTCGCTCTTTGGCGCCATGCGCGAAGCGGCTCAGGTGGTGAGCTACGAAGTGCCGCTCGGCATGTGCGCCGTCGTCCCGGTGCTGATCGCCGGGTCGATGGACATGGTCGTCATCGGCAACCAACAGGCGGGACTCTTCACCAACTGGTTCATCTTCCACGATCCGGCGACGTTCATCACGTTCTGGGTCTACTTCACGTGTGCGACGGCGAGCGTCAATCGCGCGCCGTTCGACTTGGCCGAAGCTGAAAGCGAACTCGTGGCCGGCTTCCACACGGAATACTCCGGACTGCGGTGGAGCTTCTTCTTCATGGCCGAGTATGGCTCGATGCTGTCGGTGAGCATCTTGGCCTCGGTGCTGTTCCTCGGCGCCTGGAACGGGCCGATCCCGATCGCGTCGATCCTCGGCCTGACTTATGAGAATGGCGAACTCACCGGCTACCTCGGCAACCTGATCGGGTTAACGAACGTGCTGCTGAAGGGCGTCGTTGGCGTCTGCGTGATGATCTGGATTCGCTGGACGTTGCCGCGGTTGCGGATCGACCAGGTGATGGCGACGTGCCTGAAGTACTGCACGCCGATCGCGGCGGTGATGTTCCTCGGCGCGGTGCTGTGGCAATACAATCTGCCCGGTCGGACGTTCTTCGGATTGCTGCCGGCTCCCGCGGCGATGTTCGCGGTCGACGAAGGCTGGGACGCGCCGCGAGCAGCGAGCGTCGAGCCGGCGCGACCTGCAGTAGTCGACGTGCGAGAAGGTCGCGAAGCTGAGCTGTGGGAGGCGTCTCCGACGCCGAAGCAGCTTGAGGGGCCGAATTGGTTGGAAGTAGAGCGCGGAATCGGCGTCGGAGACGCCTCCCACAGCAAGAGCGCCTCCCACACGCACAATCAGCACTTCGCTAGCCAAGGACGGAGGGACTAG